The following are encoded together in the Mesoplodon densirostris isolate mMesDen1 chromosome 2, mMesDen1 primary haplotype, whole genome shotgun sequence genome:
- the LOC132483315 gene encoding riboflavin kinase-like yields the protein MRHLPYFCRGQVVRGFGRGSKQPGIPTAKFPEQVVDNIPADVSTGIYYGWASVGSGDVRKTVVSIGWNPYYKNTKKSRETHIMHTFKEDFYGEILNVAIVDYLRPEKNFDSLESLISAIQGDIEEVKND from the coding sequence ATGAGGCACCTGCCGTACTTCTGCCGCGGCCAAGTGGTGCGGGGCTTCGGTCGCGGCTCCAAGCAGCCGGGCATCCCTACAGCTAAGTTTCCTGAACAAGTAGTAGATAATATTCCAGCTGATGTATCTACTGGCATTTATTATGGTTGGGCCAGTGTTGGAAGTGGAGACGTCCGTAAGACGGTGGTGAGCATAGGATGGAACCCATACTACAAGAATACAAAAAAGTCCAGGGAAACTCATATCATGCATACTTTCAAAGAGGACTTCTATGGGGAAATTCTTAATGTGGCCATTGTTGACTACCTCAGACCAGAAAAGAACTTTGATTCTTTAGAGTCACTTATTTCAGCAATTCAAGGTGATATTGAGGAAGTCAAAAACGACTAG